Proteins encoded by one window of Salmonirosea aquatica:
- a CDS encoding heavy metal-binding domain-containing protein: protein MLVITTSSVEGKKIIKYIGIVNGEAIIGANAVKDFFAGVRDVVGGRAGSYEQSLREAKSIAIREMMDQAQRLGANTIIGVDLDYQAIGSNGSMIMVSANGTAVIVE, encoded by the coding sequence ATGCTCGTAATCACTACCTCAAGCGTTGAAGGCAAAAAAATAATCAAGTACATCGGCATCGTCAACGGCGAGGCCATCATCGGTGCCAATGCCGTCAAGGATTTCTTCGCGGGAGTCCGCGATGTGGTCGGTGGGCGCGCCGGTTCTTACGAACAGAGCCTGCGCGAAGCCAAAAGCATCGCCATTCGGGAAATGATGGATCAGGCGCAACGTCTGGGCGCGAATACCATCATCGGGGTAGATCTCGACTATCAGGCCATCGGCAGCAATGGCTCCATGATCATGGTAAGTGCCAACGGTACCGCGGTGATCGTAGAGTAG
- the madM gene encoding malonate transporter subunit MadM produces the protein MEILNKFLDKNGLIFAFLVVGVIVYGSGLISKKLTNHKIPGSAIAIIIGLLLAYLGGLYSGGQKGLADVPLFSGFGLMGGAMFRDFAVVSTALGASLLVMRSTGWIGALSLLLGTLLSFLGGVGVALLWGYTDAVSLTTLGAGACTYIVGPVTGAAIGASSEVIALSIAAGVVKTIVVTIGTPFIAKYIGLNNPHTAMIFGGLMGTTSGVTAGLAATDPKLVPYGALTATFYTGLGCLMCPSVLYLLMRMAF, from the coding sequence ATGGAAATTCTGAATAAGTTTCTGGACAAAAACGGGTTGATTTTCGCTTTCCTGGTCGTAGGTGTGATTGTCTACGGGTCAGGGCTGATCTCGAAAAAACTAACCAACCATAAAATACCGGGGTCGGCCATCGCCATCATTATTGGACTGTTGCTGGCCTACCTGGGCGGCCTGTATTCGGGCGGGCAAAAGGGATTGGCCGATGTCCCCCTCTTTTCGGGCTTTGGGCTCATGGGTGGGGCTATGTTCCGCGATTTCGCCGTTGTCTCCACTGCCCTGGGTGCCAGTCTGCTGGTGATGCGAAGCACGGGGTGGATCGGAGCGCTCTCTCTACTACTGGGTACCCTACTTTCGTTTCTGGGAGGCGTGGGCGTGGCGCTGCTCTGGGGCTATACCGATGCTGTCAGTCTCACTACCCTCGGAGCAGGAGCCTGTACCTACATCGTGGGGCCGGTGACCGGTGCCGCCATTGGAGCCAGTTCAGAAGTGATTGCGCTTAGCATTGCGGCCGGAGTAGTCAAGACCATCGTCGTGACCATAGGTACCCCCTTCATTGCCAAATACATCGGTCTTAACAATCCGCATACGGCCATGATTTTCGGCGGACTCATGGGTACCACCAGCGGGGTGACCGCAGGCCTGGCTGCTACCGATCCGAAACTGGTACCCTACGGAGCCCTGACGGCTACTTTTTATACGGGCTTAGGATGCCTGATGTGCCCTTCGGTACTATACCTGCTGATGCGGATGGCCTTCTGA
- the madL gene encoding malonate transporter subunit MadL — MIIYGVALLAFCYVVGQLVGEYLGLLIGVDANVGGVGFAMLLLVVLHDWLHKKGRLDLPTEDGIYFWNQMYIPIIVAMAAIQNVKLAVSSGLVVLLAGSVPVVVCLAVLPLLSRLSKPTSKRPYGNSE, encoded by the coding sequence ATGATCATATATGGTGTGGCCCTATTGGCTTTTTGTTACGTGGTCGGGCAACTAGTGGGTGAGTACCTGGGATTGCTCATCGGGGTGGATGCCAACGTAGGAGGGGTCGGCTTTGCCATGCTCCTGCTGGTAGTGCTGCACGACTGGCTGCACAAAAAAGGGCGGCTAGACCTACCTACCGAAGACGGGATTTACTTTTGGAACCAGATGTATATCCCCATCATTGTAGCCATGGCAGCCATCCAAAACGTAAAATTGGCCGTATCCAGCGGTCTGGTTGTTCTATTGGCCGGTAGCGTTCCGGTGGTAGTTTGTCTCGCTGTACTTCCCCTGCTTTCCCGCTTGTCCAAACCTACCTCTAAGCGCCCGTATGGAAATTCTGAATAA